The following coding sequences are from one Paraburkholderia caballeronis window:
- the pqqC gene encoding pyrroloquinoline-quinone synthase PqqC yields the protein MNAKDTFGTAPVRANTNDEPAWTRDAFEARLRAKGAGYHIHHPFNVKLNSGGCSPAQIRGWVANRFYYQINIPLKDAAVMSNCPDRTTRRRWVARILDHDGHGGDEGGIETWARLGDAVGIDRDELWSLQHVAPGVRFAVDAYVNFARRAPWQEAVCSSLTEMFAPQIHKDRLATWPQHYPWIEPDGLAYFRSRIPLAQRDVEHGLEVTLDYFTTRAQQERALEILQFKLDILWSMLDAIEKAFPE from the coding sequence ATGAACGCGAAGGACACGTTTGGCACCGCCCCGGTACGCGCGAACACGAACGACGAACCCGCGTGGACGCGCGACGCATTCGAGGCGCGGCTGCGCGCGAAGGGCGCGGGCTACCACATCCATCATCCGTTCAACGTGAAGCTGAACAGCGGCGGCTGCTCGCCCGCGCAGATCCGCGGCTGGGTCGCGAACCGCTTCTACTACCAGATCAACATCCCGCTGAAGGACGCGGCCGTGATGTCGAACTGCCCGGACCGGACCACGCGCCGCCGCTGGGTCGCGCGCATTCTCGACCACGACGGCCACGGCGGCGACGAAGGCGGCATCGAAACGTGGGCGCGGCTCGGCGACGCGGTCGGCATCGACCGCGACGAACTGTGGTCGTTGCAGCACGTCGCGCCGGGCGTGCGCTTCGCGGTCGATGCCTATGTGAACTTCGCGCGCCGCGCGCCGTGGCAGGAGGCGGTGTGCTCGTCGCTGACCGAGATGTTCGCGCCGCAGATCCACAAGGACCGGCTCGCGACGTGGCCGCAGCATTATCCGTGGATCGAGCCGGACGGGCTCGCGTACTTCCGCTCGCGGATACCGCTCGCGCAGCGCGACGTCGAGCACGGCCTCGAAGTGACGCTCGACTACTTCACGACGCGCGCGCAGCAGGAACGCGCGCTCGAAATCCTGCAGTTCAAGCTCGACATCCTGTGGTCGATGCTCGACGCGATCGAAAAGGCGTTCCCGGAATGA
- the pqqE gene encoding pyrroloquinoline quinone biosynthesis protein PqqE, producing MTDLSTPVSPQAQPAAGASGAPQVAPPLWLLAELTYRCPLHCVFCYNPVDYTAHRDELDTAQWVKVLREARAIGAVQLGFSGGEPLLRDDLEQLVDEGHRLGFYTNLITSGVGLTDARLGALKEAGLDHIQLSFQDSTQELNDFLSSTRTFDLKKRVADSIKRHGFPMVLNCVLHRYNLPHVEKIIDMALALGAEYLELANTQYYGWAHANRDQLLPTREQLEHAEAVVERYRRTHGNQCRIFFVVPDYFENRPKACMNGWGSVFLGVAPDGAALPCHTARSLPGLTFPNVKDTPVRDIWYDSDAFNRFRGYAWMKEPCRSCGERTRDFGGCRCQAYLLTGDAANTDPVCDLSPLHEQVVDVVRRAAAAADVREQPIVFRNDANSRRFASGKGGPQ from the coding sequence ATGACCGATCTCTCGACACCCGTTTCCCCGCAGGCTCAGCCGGCCGCCGGCGCGTCCGGCGCGCCGCAGGTCGCGCCGCCGCTGTGGCTGCTCGCCGAACTGACGTACCGCTGCCCGCTGCATTGCGTGTTCTGCTACAACCCCGTGGATTACACGGCGCATCGCGACGAACTCGACACCGCGCAATGGGTGAAGGTGCTGCGCGAAGCGCGCGCGATCGGCGCGGTGCAACTGGGTTTTTCCGGCGGAGAGCCGCTGTTGCGCGACGACCTCGAACAACTGGTGGACGAAGGCCATCGGCTCGGCTTCTACACCAACCTCATCACGTCCGGCGTCGGCCTCACCGACGCGCGGCTCGGCGCGCTGAAGGAAGCCGGTCTCGATCACATCCAGCTGTCGTTCCAGGACTCGACGCAGGAACTGAACGACTTCCTCAGCAGCACGCGCACGTTCGACCTGAAGAAGCGCGTCGCGGACTCGATCAAGCGGCACGGCTTCCCGATGGTGCTGAACTGCGTGCTGCATCGGTACAACCTTCCGCACGTCGAGAAGATCATCGACATGGCGCTCGCGCTCGGCGCGGAATATCTGGAACTCGCGAACACGCAGTACTACGGCTGGGCGCACGCGAACCGCGACCAGCTGCTGCCGACGCGCGAGCAACTGGAGCACGCGGAAGCCGTCGTCGAACGTTATCGCCGCACGCACGGCAACCAGTGCCGCATTTTCTTCGTCGTGCCGGACTACTTCGAGAACCGGCCGAAGGCGTGCATGAACGGCTGGGGCTCGGTGTTCCTCGGCGTCGCGCCGGACGGCGCCGCGCTGCCGTGCCATACCGCGCGCAGCCTGCCGGGCCTCACGTTCCCGAACGTGAAGGACACGCCGGTGCGCGACATCTGGTACGACAGCGACGCGTTCAACCGCTTTCGCGGCTACGCATGGATGAAGGAGCCGTGCCGCAGTTGCGGCGAGCGCACGCGCGACTTCGGCGGCTGCCGCTGCCAGGCGTATCTGCTGACCGGCGACGCGGCGAACACCGACCCGGTCTGCGACCTGTCTCCGCTGCACGAACAGGTAGTCGATGTCGTGCGCCGCGCGGCGGCGGCCGCCGATGTGCGCGAGCAGCCGATCGTGTTCCGCAACGACGCGAACTCGCGCCGCTTCGCTTCCGGCAAGGGAGGCCCGCAATGA
- the pqqB gene encoding pyrroloquinoline quinone biosynthesis protein PqqB — MKIKVLGSSAGGGFPQWNCNCRNCDGVRRGTLNARRRTQSSIAVSANGEDWLLVNASPDLLAQIAANPELQPARRTRDTGIAAALVIDAQIDHVTGLLMLRERDTPLPLYATDAVWDDLSTGFPVAPILSHYCGVEHRRIALDGAPLSLAELPGVQIDALPLSSKAPPYSPHRHAPARGDNLGLTITNPRSGRRAFYAPGLGAIEPHVLDAMREADLLLVDGTLWTGDEMIRLGLSNKTAADMGHLPQSGPGGMIEVLDSLGPRKIRKVLIHINNTNPILVEDGPERRVLAEHGIEVASDGMTFEL; from the coding sequence ATGAAGATCAAGGTACTCGGCTCGTCGGCGGGCGGCGGTTTCCCGCAGTGGAACTGCAACTGCCGCAACTGCGACGGCGTGCGGCGCGGCACGCTGAACGCGAGACGGCGCACGCAGTCGTCGATCGCGGTCAGCGCGAACGGCGAGGACTGGCTGCTCGTAAACGCGTCGCCGGACCTGCTCGCGCAGATCGCCGCGAATCCCGAACTGCAACCGGCGCGGCGCACGCGCGACACCGGCATCGCGGCGGCGCTCGTGATCGACGCGCAGATCGACCACGTGACCGGCCTGCTGATGCTGCGCGAGCGCGACACGCCGCTGCCGCTGTACGCGACCGATGCGGTGTGGGACGACCTGTCCACCGGTTTTCCGGTCGCGCCGATCCTGTCGCACTACTGCGGCGTCGAGCATCGGCGCATCGCACTCGACGGCGCGCCGCTGTCGCTCGCCGAACTACCCGGCGTGCAGATCGACGCGCTGCCGCTGTCGAGCAAGGCGCCGCCGTACTCGCCGCACCGCCATGCGCCCGCGCGCGGCGACAACCTCGGCCTGACGATCACGAACCCGCGCAGCGGCCGCCGCGCGTTCTACGCGCCGGGCCTCGGCGCGATCGAGCCGCACGTGCTCGACGCGATGCGCGAAGCGGATCTTCTGCTCGTGGATGGAACCCTGTGGACCGGCGACGAGATGATCCGGCTGGGGCTGTCGAACAAGACCGCCGCCGACATGGGCCACCTGCCGCAGTCGGGGCCGGGCGGCATGATCGAGGTGCTCGATTCGCTCGGGCCGCGCAAGATCCGCAAGGTGCTGATCCACATAAACAACACGAACCCGATCCTCGTCGAGGACGGGCCGGAACGGCGCGTGCTGGCAGAACACGGGATCGAGGTCGCGAGCGACGGCATGACGTTCGAGCTTTGA
- a CDS encoding alpha/beta fold hydrolase: MTAPRFSLLRTRDGHRIAYAVAGAADGVPVVALHGGPGSGSQPSTARLFDLARVRVVLIDQRGAGVSRPHGSVRRNDTARLIDDIETVRRHLGIARWGVLGGSWGASLALAYAGRHPEAVTGVVLRGLFLTSAREVSGLFVASRRRAPREWLRLRRAAGCETGTRPAALLSRCQAALQRGANGATQRAVALAWRDYENAVLASARPGRAGGRTTRTSRRRADKLAGKYRVQAFYLRHRCWLGEPRLLTLARRAAAAGVPLVALHGRRDPVCPPANLGRLARSVPSARVEYIANAGHLATDPRLRKPLMRSLATMFVTEARGQ, from the coding sequence ATGACCGCGCCGCGCTTCTCGCTGCTGCGCACGCGCGACGGCCATCGGATCGCCTACGCGGTCGCCGGCGCGGCGGACGGCGTGCCGGTCGTCGCGCTGCACGGCGGCCCCGGCAGCGGCAGTCAGCCATCGACCGCGCGGCTGTTCGATCTCGCGCGCGTGCGCGTCGTGCTGATCGACCAGCGCGGCGCGGGCGTTTCGCGTCCGCACGGCAGCGTGCGCCGCAACGACACTGCTCGGCTGATCGACGACATCGAGACCGTGCGCCGGCATCTCGGCATCGCGCGCTGGGGCGTGCTCGGCGGTTCGTGGGGCGCGTCGCTCGCGCTCGCTTATGCGGGCCGGCACCCGGAAGCGGTCACCGGCGTCGTGCTGCGCGGCCTGTTCCTGACGTCCGCGCGCGAGGTCAGCGGCCTGTTCGTCGCGTCGCGGCGGCGCGCGCCGCGCGAATGGCTGCGGCTGCGCCGCGCGGCCGGCTGTGAAACCGGTACACGCCCCGCCGCGCTGCTGTCGCGCTGCCAGGCCGCGCTGCAACGCGGCGCGAACGGCGCGACGCAACGCGCGGTCGCGCTCGCATGGCGCGACTATGAAAACGCGGTGCTCGCGTCCGCACGCCCCGGCCGCGCCGGCGGCCGGACGACCCGCACGTCGCGCCGCCGCGCCGACAAACTCGCCGGCAAATACCGCGTACAGGCGTTTTATCTGCGTCACCGCTGCTGGCTGGGCGAGCCACGGCTTCTCACGCTCGCGCGCCGCGCGGCGGCGGCCGGCGTGCCGCTCGTCGCGCTGCACGGCCGCCGCGATCCGGTCTGCCCGCCCGCGAATCTCGGCCGTCTCGCGCGTTCGGTGCCGTCCGCGCGCGTCGAATACATCGCGAACGCAGGCCATCTCGCAACCGATCCGCGCCTGCGCAAGCCGTTGATGCGCTCGCTCGCAACGATGTTCGTCACGGAGGCTCGCGGCCAATGA
- the pqqD gene encoding pyrroloquinoline quinone biosynthesis peptide chaperone PqqD, translated as MNDTQRDPSAGASGHPKLRTLFRMQWEPAQEAFVLLYPEGMVKLNQSAAEILKRCDGTRDVAALVADLEQAFNATALAPDVEAFLAEAHRRGWLE; from the coding sequence ATGAACGACACGCAACGAGACCCGTCCGCCGGCGCGTCCGGCCATCCGAAACTCCGCACGCTGTTCCGCATGCAATGGGAGCCGGCGCAGGAGGCGTTCGTGCTGCTGTATCCGGAAGGGATGGTGAAGCTGAACCAGAGCGCCGCCGAAATCCTGAAGCGTTGCGACGGCACGCGCGACGTCGCCGCGCTCGTCGCGGATCTGGAGCAGGCGTTCAACGCGACCGCACTCGCGCCCGACGTCGAGGCGTTCCTTGCCGAAGCGCACCGGCGCGGCTGGCTGGAGTAG